The DNA sequence GGCGAATAGTGCCCAGTCGGTACGGGAAGTTGGGCACCGTGTAGTCGTGGTTGCCGGTGAGCAGCAGCGCCCCCTGCGACACGCTCACGTGGCTACCGATGGCCACGTCGGCCAGGTTATCAATCCACACCGACTCGCCCAGCCAGCAGTGGTCGCCGATGGTGAGCCGCCAGGGATTTTTGATGCGTACCCTGGGCTTAATGACCAGGCCTACGCCCACCCGGGCCCCAAACGAGCGCAACAGCCAGGTTTTGAGCCCGTAGGGCCACGGAAAGGCGCTGGCAAACACGTAGTAGTTCACGAAGTACCACAGCAGCACTTTGAGGCGGGGCCCCGCGCGGTAGTCGCCCGGGTCGAATTTAGAGAGGTCGGTTGTTGCGGGCATAGGCCGTTGGTTATGTAGGAATTAATTGCCCTCGTCGTGCTGGTACGCCAGCCAGCGCATGATCTTGCGAAACAGCAATTCCCACACCACTAGGCCCAATCCTGCGCCGATGCTGTTGAAGATAACGTCGTCGATGTCGGTGACGCCCACGTGGAATACGTATTGCAACGTTTCGATGAGCACGCTCACGGCCACGCCGCAGCCGAAAAGAACCCTCCGGCTGCGCAGGCCCGTCACGCCAGCAAGAAGCGTGGGCAGTGGCAAAAAGAGGACGATGTTGCCAAAAATATTGCTCCAGTAATTCCACCACCCAATGTCGTCGATGTTGCGGTGGTCGCGGATGGTGCCGATGAGCGGCATCAAGTTCACCATGTTGGGCGACCAAACCAGGATGCTGCGGCGGCGCGCAAAAAAAACGATATACACCAGCACGGCGGCGTAGAGGGCCAGGGCCAGCCACAGCAGGGCCCGGACGGCGGGTTTGGTACGGCGGGGGGTGAAGCGCATGGGGGTCGGTGGGGCAGGGTCCGCTGCGTAAGAGCGGGAGGAAAGGCAAGCCATTAGTCCCGGGCCAGGGCCGCCAGCAGGCGGTCGGCGGCATGGCCCA is a window from the Hymenobacter nivis genome containing:
- a CDS encoding WcaF family extracellular polysaccharide biosynthesis acetyltransferase, translating into MPATTDLSKFDPGDYRAGPRLKVLLWYFVNYYVFASAFPWPYGLKTWLLRSFGARVGVGLVIKPRVRIKNPWRLTIGDHCWLGESVWIDNLADVAIGSHVSVSQGALLLTGNHDYTVPNFPYRLGTIRLGDGVWVGAQSVVCPGVACGAHAILTVGSVATKSLDTWGIYTGNPAVFVRARRMQPA
- a CDS encoding VanZ family protein → MRFTPRRTKPAVRALLWLALALYAAVLVYIVFFARRRSILVWSPNMVNLMPLIGTIRDHRNIDDIGWWNYWSNIFGNIVLFLPLPTLLAGVTGLRSRRVLFGCGVAVSVLIETLQYVFHVGVTDIDDVIFNSIGAGLGLVVWELLFRKIMRWLAYQHDEGN